Genomic window (Neodiprion lecontei isolate iyNeoLeco1 chromosome 7, iyNeoLeco1.1, whole genome shotgun sequence):
GCCATTTTCGTCGCATGTCATGATACCGTATTTCGATCTTACGATAGGGTTATAATTCCTGACTTGTAACTCGTCACTGTTCAAATTCGTTTGTCAAGAAAAACTCACTTGAGTCTGACCAGGCTGACTAAGAAGATGAACACAGCCTTTGGCGTACAGAATCTGTTGTCTGTGACTGAATCTTTTGTCATGATCACCGGACTGTCATACACTATTTATAGTACTTTCTCATCGAAGACTTTCAATTACTATAAGTTAAAAGAGATAATCTCCCCGACTGCATGGACCTTGATTTATGGGTATAAAATTTGGATTATCTGTCACGCTTGCTATAAGGTTACTACAGaggtaataattaaattcagatATTCGTTAATTACTTGTGTAGCTTTGAATGTTAAGCTTCGATACCCTAGATTATTGTCGTTCTAGATGCAAAGAACCGGGCAAGTAATTTACGACCTTCTCGGGAAAAAAGTAGATACCGAACTTCAAAAAGAGGTACCGGTGATATTCTGCTCAACGTGACAGATTCTAATCGAATGTTATCACCAGAACTCCGTTGAATATTGTCTTTCTTTTGCAGATTAGAGAGTTTTCTCTACAGATGCTTCAAAATCCTGTTAGCTTTGACGTTTGCGGATTGGTAACCTTGGACCATTCATTCCTCCAACaggtgattgaattttttaacggtTTTATACACTCGTATATATTTCTGTGCGCATTGTTTGCTCTGAATAACAGGTGATTGGATCCGTAACGACCTACCTGGTGATCCTAATTCAAATGAGTTGAATATTCAAGATCTTCACGGCGTGATATTCGCTGCAGAAACATCAGATTTCGCTATTTTCATCTATTTCTG
Coding sequences:
- the LOC107218477 gene encoding uncharacterized protein LOC107218477 isoform X4, which encodes MMIIDNSFETILESRNQYTKRYIELLVEVISIFLFVFGVGVCDIVWTRIWGMVDNQSIQSIWGTLATLHHPILLTLILDVNFCTFVRYMEKQFEDLNIGILKLTIEPDCADSSKRPELQMYSRNFTVTKSVPEDENAAKRLVKDKYYVIQKIRKTHLSLTRLTKKMNTAFGVQNLLSVTESFVMITGLSYTIYSTFSSKTFNYYKLKEIISPTAWTLIYGYKIWIICHACYKVTTEMQRTGQVIYDLLGKKVDTELQKEIREFSLQMLQNPVSFDVCGLVTLDHSFLQQVIEFFNGFIHSYIFLCALFALNNR